In Actinomycetota bacterium, the DNA window TTTTGACGAGGCTGGAGCAGCACGCCGGGGGGACCGAGACCTATTGCGAAAAACGCGGGAGGGAGAGATGAAGAAGATAATGGTTTGCGCGGATTGCGGGGTACCCATTGAGATCTCGCGGGGATCCAGATGGGAGGACAACGGCACCATCGACGCACTCAGGACCCCCGGTCAGAGGAGCCTCCTGTATGAAGTGGAAGGCATCGATGGCCTCTTCAGAAACATCGAGAAGCTGGTGGGACAATCCGTTAACCGCGTCGTCGCCGAGGGCAAGAGAAAGAACAGCCTGGAGTTCCTGGAAAGTTATTTCTCCGGCATTACCGGCCTTCTTGCCAGGACGGTGGGGCGGCGCCGCGTCTACAACACCATCGCCAGCCTGGGCGCCACGTTCGGCTATGGACATTTCGAGATCCGGGACATAAGGCGTGGCGAATACGTCATCGTCTTCGCCCGCAACGTGTACAGCATGCCCCTGCTCACCGGCGACCTCGTCGCGACCTTCAACGTGACCGAAAGGCTCCCCGCGAATGTCAGCATCGAGGAAGAGAGCGATGGGTACCTGATCAGGATCGAGCGGGGCAACGAGCTGGAGGAAGAGCTTACCTCCCGCCTTGAAGCCGAGATCCTCGTTCCCAAGCCTGGCGACATCGCCTTCGACACCTGCCCGTCCTGCGGTGCTCCCATCGACCTCAAGCAATGGCGTTTCGATACCGAAGAGGGCGTCATAACGGACACCGTCACCGGAAGGCGCATGGCCTCCATGGGTATCGAACAGATAGACGCGGTATTGAGAGAGTTGGAAGCGGAGTTGGGCAAGGAGTTCGCCGAGATAATCCTGCGGGCCCAACGGGATTATGTGTTGAACAACCTGGGGAAAGAAGAGATGGCGCAGGGCCGCTCATACGTACGCCATTTCTTCGCGCTGAGAGGAATGGGCAACCTGGTCGAGTACGAGATCGACGACGGCAGGCTCCAGGCCAGGGTGGAGAACGCCCGCCCGCCCCTGCTGGTGGCTGGAATCCTCTATGGCGTTTTTGAACTGCTAACCGGCAGGGAGAGTAGCATCGATTATAATCTGCATGATGATGGTAGCCTGGATATCCGCGTAGTGGCTGTCTAGGGAAGTCCCCCCTCACCCGCGACCAGTGATTGGTCCGGATATAGCCATGCCGCTGACGGACACGCCGGTTTATCCTACGCCTGGAAGCTATAATGAGACAGTAATCGATTTCCGCCTGGAGGGGTGCCATGGAAAAGCAGGACACTTGCGCGCTGCCCCCCGACTTCCTCTTCGGGGTGAGCAACGCCGCTTACCAGGTTGAAGGGGGATACAACCGCGCCGGCGGGCCTTTCAACAACTGGGCGGAATGGGAGAGGGAGGGCAAGGTCGAGGACCCTGGCGAGACCTGCCGCTTCTGGGAAAGGTACCGCGAACACGTGGACCTGGCCGCCTCCCTGGGGTTGAACGCCTTCCGCCTGAGCCTGGAATGGGCGCGTCTGCAGCCCTCCACTTTCACCGGCAAGTCCTCACCTCCACCCTGGGACGAGGACGCCGCGGACCGCTACGCGGATATCGTGGGCACGGTCATCGACGCGGGGATGGAGCCGGTGGTCACCCTGCACCATTTCACCCACCCCGCCTGGTGCGGCGCGGACCTGTGGCTCGACGATTCGTCCCCCGACCTCTTCGCCGCCTTCGCGGCACGCGCCGCGAGGAGCGTAAACGGGCGGCTCATAGACGCCGGCAAGAGGCCCATCCGCATCTGGGTGACCATAAACGAGCCCAATCTCCTGGGATTACTCACCTACGTCACCGGAGAGCACCCCCACGGCAAGTCGGGTATCCGAGCCGCCCGGCACGCCTCCGAGAACCTGACCATCGCCCACGTGCGCGCCTACAATGCGCTCCACGACGTCTACGAGGAGATGGGCTGGGGCGCTCCCCGGGTGAGCTTCAACAACTACTGCATGTGTTTCTATGTCCTGGACAAGGCCGGGTTCGACCTCGTGCGCGCGCCCTCACTCGGAGTAACCAGGGCCGGCCTGGAGACGCACATGAGGACAAAAAGACAGGCCTGGGACCGCAGGTTCAGCCGCCTGGCGGAGGAGAGGTGGGGGCGCAGGTCTTTCCAGACCCTTTACTACCTCTTCATCAACAAGTTCTACGGCAGGCTGGCAGATCCGCTCCGCTCCGCGCGGGCCATCGATGCCATCTACGCTTCTCCTCGCACCACGCTCGTCGATTACCTGGGCCTGGACATATACGACCCCTTCTCCCCCGCCATGGCCCCCAAGCTGCCCACGCCGCGCCGCCTGAGGGAGCGAGAGCCGCTGCTGCACACCCCCCTGTGGGAAAACCGTTACGACCCCCACGAGTTCGGGGAGGTGATCCGCGGCTACGCGGAGGGCGCGGGGCAGCTCCCCATCTACGTGCTGGAGAGCGGCATGTGCCACCGCCAACCCAGAGATGGCGCGGCGGTTTCACGCAAGGACGGCCTCACCCGCGACACCTTCCTCAAGAACATGCTGGGCGAGGTCCTGAGATGCGTCCAAGAGGGCGTTCCCGTCCAGTCTTACTCGTTCTGGTCGCTCACTGACAACTACGAATGGGGGAGCTTCGAGCCCCGTTTCGGCCTGTACGAATACGACTTCTCGCGCGGCGAGGTAAGGGAGACGGACGGGCAGGGTATCGCAGCCGCGAAGACCTATGCGGGCATCATCGGCGCGCTGCGCTCCGGGGACGCCGAGCGCATCGCCTCCGCTCTCGCCTGAGGCAGCGCGGGGGAGGATGATGGGGCGCGAAAGTAGTATAATTCTGTAAGGACGAGATTTATTTCAGGGCGGAAAAGGGACACAAAAACAGGCCCACACTCCGCGGCCGGAAGCGGGAGGTTGGGTTTTGTTCACCTCGAGGACTTTCTTGATCTTCATGATCCCGCTGGTCATCTTCGGCCTGTTCCTATGGTTCATCACCAGCCTGGATCTGGACCGCAGCAACGTCAAGGTCGGAGGGGCACTGGTCGGTGCGGATGATATGGAGATCTCGGTTCTCTCTTCCCGCCTCGAAGAGAGCAATGGGGCCAGAAGACTCATCGTGGAAATGGAGGGCAGGAATACCTCACCGGCCAACCTCGACCTCAACCCCAAGGGGTTCAAGCTGGTGTTGGCGAGCAATGAAGATCCCGCCAATCCGACAGCGCGGCAGAGCATCTATAACCCCATGAATTACAGCTCCGTCTGCGAACAGGCCCCGGCCAGCGTATCCAGCATTCCCCCGAATGCAGTCCGTTCCATGACCCTGGTCTTTTGGGGGGAGAACCTCCCGCGGGGAGACGAGTGGGATGACTACCACCTCAGCCTGGAATATTACGATGTGCCCAGCCATATCATGATCAGCCGGCTCATCAACCCCACGGAGGAATGACGGGACTAGTGCACTAGGCGTGCCAGTCCTGCAGCGGCTTTACCTCCATGCCCCTCTCGATGAGTGATTCCATGCCGTGCAGGGCGGCGCGGGCGGCGCTCATGGTGGTGATGAGCGGGATGTTGTAGAGGACGGCGTAGCTGCGGATGGACCACTGGTCGGCACGCTGCCTCTTTCCCGACGGGGTGTTGATGATCAACTGCATCTCGCGGTTCTTCATGAAGTCCACGACGTGGGGCCGCCCCTCGTGCATCTTGTTCAGCACCTCTACCTCCACGCCGTTGCGGCGCAACACCTCGGCGGTCCCCCGCGTGGCGAGGATATTGAACCCCAGCTCCGCCAGGCGGCGCGAGATGTGCACGATGTCCCGCTTGTCGCTGTCCTTGACGCTCACGAAGATGTTGCCCTCGCGGGGCAGCAGGGACCCCGCCGCTATCTGGCTCTTGGCGTAGGCCATGCCCAGGTCGCGGTCTATCCCCATGACCTCACCGGTGGAACGCATCTCCGGGCCCAGGATGGTGTCCACCCCGGAGAAGCGGTTGAACGGCAGCACCGCCTCCTTGACCGCGATGTGGTCTATATCCACCTCGCGGGTGATGCCCAGCTCGCGCAGGGTCTTCCCGATCATCAGCTTGGTCGCCACCTTGGCCCAGGAGACGCCGGTGGCCTTGGAGACGAAGGGCACGGTGCGCGAGGCGCGGGGATTGACCTCCAGCACGTAGAGGCGCTCGTCCTTCACCGCGTACTGCACGTTCATCAGCCCCACCACGCCCAGTTCCCTGGCCAGGGCGTAAGTGGCATCTTTGATCTCGTCGACCATGGCCTCGCCCAGGGAGAAGGGCGGGATGGCGCAGGCGGAATCGCCGGAGTGCACCCCCGCCTCCTCGATGTGCTCCATGACCCCAGCCACCACCACGTCGCGGCCGTCGCAGACCGCGTCCACGTCGATCTCCACCGCCTCCTCGAGGAACTTGTCGATGAGCACGGGGTGGTCAGGCGAGACCTCGGTGGCGCCGCGCATGAACTCCTCCAGGGACTGGTCGTCGTAGACGATCTCCATGCCGCGGCCCCCCAGCACGTATGAGGGGCGCACCACCGCGGGGTAGCCGATGCGGCGGGCCACCTGCAGCGCCTCCTCGAAGGACCTGGCGGTGCCGTTCTCGGGCTGGCGCAGGCCAAGTTTGTGCAGCAACTCCTTGAAGCGGTCGCGGTCCTCGGCGCGGTCGATGGAGTCGGGGCTGGTGCCGATGATGGGTGCGCCCGCGCGCATGAGGGGGACGGCCAGGTTCAGGGGCGTCTGCCCCCCGAACTGCACGATGATGCCCTCGGGCTGCTCCCGCTCCACTATCTCCAGCACGTCCTCCAGGGTCAGGGGCTCGAAGTAGAGGCGGTCCGAGGTGTCGTAGTCCGTGGAGACCGTCTCGGGGTTGTTATTTACCATGATCGACTCGTAGCCCTCCTCGCGCAGGGCGAAGGAGGCGTGCACGCAGCAGTAGTCGAACTCGATCCCCTGCCCGATGCGGTTGGGCCCGCCTCCGAGGATCATCACCTTAGGCTTGGTTGCGGAGGCGTGGGACCCGGCCAGGGGCTCCTCCTCCTGTTCGTAACAGGAGTAGTAATAGGGGGTGTAGGCCTCGAACTCAGCCGCACAGGTGTCCACCAGCTTATACGCGGGGCGGATGGAGGAGCGTGCGCGCCTCTCCCTCACCGCCGCTTCACTGCTGCCGGTGAGCATGCCCAGTTGCAGGTCCGAGAACCCGAAGGACTTGGCGCGGAATAGCCCGGCGTCGTCCAGCTCCTCCAGGGCGCAGCCGCTTAGGCTTTCCTCCATCTCCACGATCTCCCGCATGTTGTTAAGGAACCAGGGGTCGATGTGGGATATCTCGTACATCTCCCGCACGCTCATCCCCAGCTTGAAACCGTAGCGCAGATAATAAAGGCGCTCGGCGTTGGGAGTGGTGAGCTTCTCCCTCACCTCTCCAAGCGCTTCCTCGCGCTCTTGCTGTACCGCCACAGCCCCGGGGTCCATCATCTCCTTGCGGTCGCTGCCCAGGCCGAAGCGCCCGATCTCCAGGGAGCGTATCCCCTTCTGCAGGGCCTCCTTGAAGGTGCGCCCGATGGACATGACCTCCCCCACCGATTTCATGGAGATGCCCAGGGCGGGGTCGGCGCCGGGGAACTTCTCGAAGGTGAAGCGCGGGATCTTCACCACGCAGTAGTCGATGGTGGGCTCGAAAGACGCCGGGGTCTCGCGGGTTATGTCGTTGGGTATCTCGTCCAGGGTGTAGCCCACGGCCAGCTTGGCGGCGATCTTGGCGATGGGGAAGCCGGTAGCCTTTGAGGCCAGGGCGCTGGAGCGCGAGACACGGGGGTTCATCTCGATGACCACCATGCGCCCGTCGCGCGGGTCCAGCGCGAACTGGATATTGGACCCACCGGTCTCCACCCCGATCTCGCGGATGATGGCGATGGAGGCGTCGCGCATGAGCTGGTACTCCCGGTCGGTCAGGGTCTGGGCGGGAGCTACGGTGATGGAGTCCCCGGTATGGATGCCCATGGCGTCGAAGTTCTCGATGGAGCAGATGATGACCACGTTGTCCTTTAGGTCCCGCATCACCTCGAGCTCGTATTCCTTCCAGCCGATCACCGATTCCTCGACGAGGATCTCGTCGATCATGGAGGCCTCGATGCCTGAAGCCGCGATGCGCTCGAACTCCTCCATGTTGAAGGCCACCCCGCCCCCGGTTCCCCCCAGGGTGAAGGCGGGCCGGATTATCAAGGGGAG includes these proteins:
- a CDS encoding family 1 glycosylhydrolase, with the protein product MEKQDTCALPPDFLFGVSNAAYQVEGGYNRAGGPFNNWAEWEREGKVEDPGETCRFWERYREHVDLAASLGLNAFRLSLEWARLQPSTFTGKSSPPPWDEDAADRYADIVGTVIDAGMEPVVTLHHFTHPAWCGADLWLDDSSPDLFAAFAARAARSVNGRLIDAGKRPIRIWVTINEPNLLGLLTYVTGEHPHGKSGIRAARHASENLTIAHVRAYNALHDVYEEMGWGAPRVSFNNYCMCFYVLDKAGFDLVRAPSLGVTRAGLETHMRTKRQAWDRRFSRLAEERWGRRSFQTLYYLFINKFYGRLADPLRSARAIDAIYASPRTTLVDYLGLDIYDPFSPAMAPKLPTPRRLREREPLLHTPLWENRYDPHEFGEVIRGYAEGAGQLPIYVLESGMCHRQPRDGAAVSRKDGLTRDTFLKNMLGEVLRCVQEGVPVQSYSFWSLTDNYEWGSFEPRFGLYEYDFSRGEVRETDGQGIAAAKTYAGIIGALRSGDAERIASALA
- the carB gene encoding carbamoyl-phosphate synthase large subunit, which gives rise to MPKRTDLRKILIIGSGPIIISQACEFDYSGTQACKALREEGFEVVLVNSNPATIMTDPEMADRTYIEPITPEVVARIIARERPDALLPTLGGQTGLNTAVKVAEMGALEEYGVEMIGANYNSIRKAEDRELFRDAMASIGLDLPRSGLAHTMEEAREVAAELGLPLIIRPAFTLGGTGGGVAFNMEEFERIAASGIEASMIDEILVEESVIGWKEYELEVMRDLKDNVVIICSIENFDAMGIHTGDSITVAPAQTLTDREYQLMRDASIAIIREIGVETGGSNIQFALDPRDGRMVVIEMNPRVSRSSALASKATGFPIAKIAAKLAVGYTLDEIPNDITRETPASFEPTIDYCVVKIPRFTFEKFPGADPALGISMKSVGEVMSIGRTFKEALQKGIRSLEIGRFGLGSDRKEMMDPGAVAVQQEREEALGEVREKLTTPNAERLYYLRYGFKLGMSVREMYEISHIDPWFLNNMREIVEMEESLSGCALEELDDAGLFRAKSFGFSDLQLGMLTGSSEAAVRERRARSSIRPAYKLVDTCAAEFEAYTPYYYSCYEQEEEPLAGSHASATKPKVMILGGGPNRIGQGIEFDYCCVHASFALREEGYESIMVNNNPETVSTDYDTSDRLYFEPLTLEDVLEIVEREQPEGIIVQFGGQTPLNLAVPLMRAGAPIIGTSPDSIDRAEDRDRFKELLHKLGLRQPENGTARSFEEALQVARRIGYPAVVRPSYVLGGRGMEIVYDDQSLEEFMRGATEVSPDHPVLIDKFLEEAVEIDVDAVCDGRDVVVAGVMEHIEEAGVHSGDSACAIPPFSLGEAMVDEIKDATYALARELGVVGLMNVQYAVKDERLYVLEVNPRASRTVPFVSKATGVSWAKVATKLMIGKTLRELGITREVDIDHIAVKEAVLPFNRFSGVDTILGPEMRSTGEVMGIDRDLGMAYAKSQIAAGSLLPREGNIFVSVKDSDKRDIVHISRRLAELGFNILATRGTAEVLRRNGVEVEVLNKMHEGRPHVVDFMKNREMQLIINTPSGKRQRADQWSIRSYAVLYNIPLITTMSAARAALHGMESLIERGMEVKPLQDWHA